Proteins from one Gossypium raimondii isolate GPD5lz chromosome 8, ASM2569854v1, whole genome shotgun sequence genomic window:
- the LOC105790848 gene encoding UDP-glycosyltransferase 92A1: protein MFLRPTLRYLNFFGILKHLKDQKRNSPPTQTKMAEKRENVVMFPFMAQGHIIPFLALALLIEKTRNYKITFVNTPLNIKKLRSSLPSDSCVQLLEIPFNSSDHGLPPNTENCDVVPYHLVVQLLEASASLRPVFKQLVEDIIRQQDGQRPLCIIGDIFFGWMAGVAEELGVFHAVFSGAGGFGLACYYSIWLNLPHKQVKKDGGDHFLLPDFQEASKIELTQLPLTMSVADGRDSWSIFHHKYLPEWTKSGGVLFNTVEEFDDIGLVYFKRKLRKPVWAVGPILLSSENRIRASIGGATPEYCKAWLDSKPENSVLFVSFGSMNTISPSQMMELAKALELSGRHFIWVVRPPIGFDINSEFKANEWLPEGFEERMRESEKGLLVNKWAPQQEILSHKSTSVFLSHCGWNSVLESLSHGVPLLGWAMAAEQFFNVKLLVEQVGVCVEVARGKTCEVKHEEVAAKIKLLMSDSEKGKEMRRKACEVREMIESAMKDDDEGGFKGSSVKAMDEFFHAAGTMRFQTHTPNQLNGTSQPRVQRVR from the coding sequence ATGTTTTTGCGTCCTACTCTAAGATATTTAAACTTCTTTGGCATCCTCAAACATTTAAAAGATCAGAAAAGAAACTCTCCACCAACACAAACAAAAATGGCTGAAAAGAGGGAAAATGTGGTGATGTTCCCTTTCATGGCGCAAGGCCATATCATCCCTTTCTTGGCTTTAGCTCTTCTTATTGAAAAAACTAGGAACTATAAAATAACCTTTGTAAATACCCCTCTTAACATCAAGAAACTAAGATCATCCCTGCCTTCCGACTCTTGTGTTCAGCTCCTTGAAATCCCTTTCAATAGCTCCGACCATGGTCTCCCTCCCAACACTGAGAACTGTGATGTTGTTCCTTACCACCTTGTTGTTCAGCTTCTCGAAGCTTCAGCTTCTCTGAGGCCTGTTTTTAAACAGCTTGTTGAAGATATCATACGACAACAAGATGGTCAACGCCCACTTTGTATAATCGGGGACATCTTTTTTGGATGGATGGCGGGGGTTGCTGAGGAGCTTGGGGTGTTTCATGCTGTGTTTAGTGGGGCTGGTGGGTTCGGTTTGGCTTGCTATTACTCCATTTGGCTTAATCTTCCTCATAAGCAAGTAAAGAAGGATGGTGGTGATCATTTTTTGTTGCCAGATTTCCAAGAAGCTTCAAAAATAGAGTTGACCCAGTTGCCTTTAACTATGTCAGTGGCAGATGGGAGGGATTCTTGGTCGATTTTCCATCATAAATATTTACCGGAATGGACTAAATCTGGTGGGGTTTTGTTCAACACAGTGGAGGAGTTTGATGATATTGGATTGGTGTACTTTAAGCGAAAGCTAAGAAAGCCAGTCTGGGCAGTCGGGCCAATATTGTTGTCAAGCGAAAACAGAATACGTGCATCCATAGGAGGAGCTACACCTGAGTATTGCAAAGCATGGTTAGACTCAAAGCCTGAAAATTcagttttatttgtttctttcggATCAATGAACACTATCTCTCCATCACAGATGATGGAGTTAGCCAAAGCTTTGGAGTTAAGTGGGAGGCATTTTATTTGGGTTGTGAGGCCACCCATAGGCTTCGACATAAACTCAGAATTCAAAGCCAATGAATGGTTGCCTGAAGGGTttgaagagagaatgagagagTCGGAAAAAGGGCTGCTAGTGAATAAATGGGCACCCCAGCAAGAGATATTATCCCATAAATCTACCTCTGTTTTTTTAAGCCACTGTGGATGGAATTCGGTGCTTGAATCTCTGAGTCATGGTGTACCATTACTTGGGTGGGCAATGGCTGCGGAGCAGTTTTTCAATGTGAAATTGCTGGTGGAACAAGTTGGGGTTTGCGTGGAAGTGGCGAGAGGGAAAACCTGTGAAGTAAAGCATGAAGAAGTGGCAGCCAAGATTAAGTTGTTGATGAGCGATAgcgagaaaggaaaggagatgAGAAGGAAAGCTTGTGAAGTGAGGGAGATGATCGAGAGTGCcatgaaagatgatgatgagGGAGGTTTCAAGGGCTCTTCTGTGAAAGCCATGGATGAGTTCTTCCACGCAGCCGGGACGATGAGGTTTCAGACCCATACCCCAAACCAACTAAATGGTACGAGTCAACCTAGAGTTCAACGAGTTAGATGA